The genomic interval AGAGAGAATTGACCTACTTCCCGTGGTTCAGAAAAATTAGGAAAAGCAGCATCATATCTTGAGTGAGGAAAAACTGGAAAGCTGGACTTATTATCCTTGTTGCTATGACTACTGCCAGAATCCTTTCGTTTTTGTGCTGGACCCTCATTTTCCGATTCCAATGTTCTGGTCCTTTTCATATTGGTCAAAGGAATCTATTTACAAATCCACTGAGAGAAACCTGtgagataaaaataataaattgttcAATTCAATTAACAAAATGACTGTTTCCACGATCACCTGGACTCAAGTAAGTTTGTAGAAGCATTTACGGGCTGCTTTAATGAACTACCAATTCCATATATGGTATCTCACCTCATCAGGTctttatgtatgtgtgtggggggggaggagggggggtacGGGGAGAATTCTATCAAGAAGCCCTGTTCATTAGCAAATGAAATCTATAAAAGAACCAGGCTTCCAATTATATGAGTTGATACATTCCTCACCCACTCAAACCTTTATGCCTGGTTGACATACATGCCAATGTACAGGAATAGGAATGTGAGCGCCAGCAGGTACAGTAGCTTCAAGTACTCtaaggctaggcctaagttaggatACACATACGACGTATACCAGCTAGTCTAGTACAACTAAGATACCTTGTAActtgcttgtaagttgtagttGTACGTTTATTCATTAATTCGCTTTGAAAGTTGTCTCTACTCGTAAGTCTCATTACTTCTTCCGTGGGCTAATCCTCATGACTTTCAAATCGTGTTCGTCGCGTTTGCATGTTCTTGGAACAAAGTCAAAGAGTTGTTTTTTTATACCAATTCTGTGGAACAAGTGTATAGTTCGATCGAACGTTCGTAGCTTTCATGGCTTTGTGCGACCTAAAGTTAAGCTTTGGCGGGGATTCCCAGAGGGTGCACAAGAAAAAACAACCTTTGCTAAgattaaaatacatatatacggTAAACTTTACTACCCATTATTGAAACTTTGACAAATTACTTCTTAAACtcattatttcatatttgtcaGTAAGATTTAAAATGCACTGGAAAATATTACCACTGGAACGTCCATCAGGCAGACTTCAAAGCTCAGAAGTGAATCATTCAATTGACAAGCTATGGTACTGCTTCAATAGTCACTAACACTCTTCTGTTGTATTTCACCACTCTTGCTGTGCTACAGTGAAACAAAATACTACTCACTTTCCAGCAACCGTTGTCAATCGCATTGAAATGGATCTCGACAATAATTTGAAGAGTGTGAAGCACAAAATAGTTATTTTATCTGGAAAAGGTGGTGTTGGTAAAAGCACTGTCGCCACCCAAATAGCATTATCTCTAAAACAGCAGGGACTAAAGGTACATCTTTGCTTACAACATATCACTTCATCACACATACCTGTTTCGCGACGACATGACTTGCGTTCTTACAAATGTACACAAAACTATTAAGAACTTACCTTGGGCCTAACGTTAGAGATCAAGAACTATGCTATATTGTATAACTTCGTCAGATTATATGCCTCATTTTGGACTAGGGTATTGTCACTGTTAGTAAAATGACAGTGAATACCAGGCAGAATCCACTCAGTAGTAAAAATAGTATAGGCTAGGGATCTTTCCTTCTATTTAAGCTAGTGCTTCTGTGGGttatgtttagtttagttaagtttagagaccaaggatcaggaagcctaaCACTAGTTACACTCTCCATCTCTGCATACTTGTGATTATTTCTAGCATTGGTACTCACTGTTTTGAGTCAAGAACCAAACAATACAACCTCTATGGAAAGTTCAGAGGCGAATAAATGATTTTATCATGAAGTATGTGGCCCAGGTGCTGTTGAGGCTGGGGGTGTGCCATCAGAAATAGGAATAGGATAATTATGTTACAATAAGTGCAATTACAAAGCCCTTTTCCCCCAGTAAGAAGCCATGGATAACCACAATCAAAATGCCTATTTTCCCAATAGTATGTTACTGAATTACAGTAACGATTATTTTATCATGATAGCTTTACAAATTTTGCCTTCAGCAATTCAAAGTAGGCTAATTTTATTCCTTCAAGTTTACAGAACTAGCAAATAATGTTAGACActattttttaactttctttctttcttccatcACTGGTTAGGTTGGGGTACTGGATGTTGATCTGTGTGGTCCAAGTATTCCTCGGATGTTGAATGTGGAGGATAAAGATATTCATCAGAGTTCTCAAGGGTAAACTTTTCCAAGAAATAAGATTTGTACATGTAATCATCAACCATTTGCTTATTACTGATTGACATCtttgaaattgtaaaagaaatgttaaaGGTGTAAGTTGGCAACACAGGCATTGCCTTGAACTAAAAATGAACAGCACCATCTGTCCTATTGTGTCTGACAGACAACTCTCATGCTCAGTGACTTTTTGAAATTAGATGTtaatttcatttcctttttatttatttatttgttttctcacAACATTCAGGTGATAATAATACATATAAAGTAACCCAATAAAACCCCCAAATATACAAAgagttgtgaaaggaagtgctcTAAAAAACCTTTATGGCTTAACGAGTAGAGCACTCCCTATACttaacaatgaaaatatacaaaaaaatatgtctctaaacaagaaagaaaaaaaaaaagaagagaaaaaaaagaaaaaccctGACCCTGTCCCTGACTCCACTCAAAACCTCCCGACCCCTGTCACGACTTTCCCACCTTTCCCCACCCATAACTCCCAGCTGAAATCCAACCCATCCACCCAAAAAAATATCCCATTCCTATCCTCACCCAACAACTGTTGAAACTAATGACAGAAAAAAGGTACATGACATTATCATACAAATATCAATAGTTGTTTAAAAGGGccttaatttgttttttataaagAGTGGAAGCCAGCTTCTAGATTTCAAATCATCTGATAGGGCATTCCAAACTCTAATTGAACGGTTTCGTACATTTAGTTATTAAATGGATGAGGGGTACAGATTTAttgttaacataattattaaaagTATTCTCCCTGTTGAAATGGTGTTGAAAAACTATACAGCCTTTTTTGTACCATTGTCTCAGCCAACCATTTAAATTTAATAGAAATAGATATTTAGAACATCTTTTCATTCCTAAACTTGTTGTTAGTGCTATCTTCAAGAGTTCACTCAGGGTATTGCATTATAAAagtattaatttgattaaatttcTTCTCTTATATAAATATTGTGTATGTTTAGTAACTATATGGTAATTACCCTAATGATTTGATGGCAATAAAAATTTTAACCCCAAAGTATGACATGCAAAATTAGTTTTTGCTCTACTTTTCCTCTATTTTAGATGGGTTCCTGTTTACCCTGATCCTAGCCAAACATTAGCTGTCATGTCCATTGCCTTCCTCTTGAACAAGAAAGATGATCCTGTGGTGTGGAGAGGTCCAAAAAAGAATGGTAGGaatttaataatgataaaaattataatctagtataagtatatatactCTAGTAATACTAGTAATAAGTATATTCTCTAGTAAaagaggagtgttagctcagtggtaaacgccggtgcctttcaatcataaggtcccgagttcgagtcactccaagattaatgtatgtcgtccagttacagagttcaaaataaaataaaactgttagcaaactgcttatccactagagagcctgtgtaagagaatgtgtaaaagtaagttggcctgacgtttcgatcctagcaggatcttattCAGAGgccaaatgacaagtaacagtaacagaagggacaaaaacatgcacagaatacagttacagagctgttgacaattgacaattcataatcgtggacgttaaatatgaatctaagagactgacttcagtcagcttgcggctttgataagccaatgatggcttcttcgcgagatctaaaatatatgcatacataatcATAATCCAAACCAAACTATTTTACTCCATTGAACCTCCAACAGATGCACAGTATCACATGTATCATTGTTTGTATCATAGGAAGAGGGAATAGCTCACCAACTTCTGTCGTTTTTCTTCTGCAGCGATGATCAAACAGTTTTTATCCGATGTTGTTTGGGGTGACCTCGACTATCTCATCATAGATACTCCTCCAGGTATTTTGCTTTCCAAACTTGTAGTACTCAAGTCGGTACTCATACTCGAGTCGATACTCAAGTACATTTTTCcttttgtactcatactggaACTCAGAGAATGCAAATTTCATTCACTTTTACTCCGGGCTTTGTACTCTCACTGGTACACTCATACTCATGACTTTGTGCTCCCGATAAAAGGCGGATGTTTTCTAATAATTATCTTCAGGACTTGCTCAATGTTTTGGGGTTTTGACAGTCTGTTGTTTTGAGAAAGTACTTCTGTTAACATCTGTCAAAGAAGGCGAGAAGTAAGTTTTACAAAGAGTACCATAAAGTCAATTCTCCTGAAGTAATCAAtacaatttcaaatagaaaacataagaagtttttctttaaaatgtcaAATAACTTGTTTCAAGTTTAAAAATGCATTGAAAAGTTTTTGCAAAGGTTTTCTAATTTAATCCATTTGTACTATCGTTTATATGGGGAGACAGGTTTCTAGCTGGTTGTGATTGCAGAAAACCATCCTGCCAATGTCTCTTGAGGTTAAGCTTATTTCCGTTCTCAGCGAAAATAATCACCCTCAATATGCGGATAATAATCACTCACAGTGGATGGATGAGAGTACTGTATGATGCTTTAAACTGACAAATATCTTCTTTTATCCTGCATTGTATTCAAATCTTTAACAATTGTTTCcatcattttaatgtttttttttcattcttttcttctcctttttctttaattttacgtttctgatgtttaagtCGTCACATTCTTTTATGATTTCCTTTTGTATATTCTCACTTTTTTAATGTATGCTATTTATACTTTATTGTAAGCATATGTTTACCCTTTCAGGGATATGGTAAAGTTGGAATCAATCAAATCCATCACCCAATACCCTGTTTATATCTATTCAGTGCTTTGTAATCTTTGACCTTCCTTTATCCTTGGACAGGTACATCAGATGAACACATAACTGTCGTGGAGGGTCTTCAGGGTTATAATCCAGATGGTGTCGTACTAGTCACAACTCCACAGGTATCTATGTTGATAGATTTGAGTCTTGCgagatgaaatattttatctCGTTAGGTGGAAGGCATTATGGCTACAAGAAACTCTTACAAAGTTACCGTTTGAAACTACACACTCTCCCTGTCGAGATATAATTCATATTAAGAAATAGTGAAGTAACTGTGTATGAAAATCAAGATTCATATTCCTGGCTATCCCAATGTGTAGCCTCCTCGTGTCTCTTCCCTTTGTTGAATGGTCCACCATCGGTGAAATCTAATATGTGAATAGGTCAAGCTTGGTTTACACCATGTTGCACCATGTTACACCATGTCATTTCTTAATTGCACtataaatgaaatattgcaCTGTAAGAGCTAATATGTGTATAGCGATTCAGGTTTGCAAACAAGCATTGCTCATTATATTCTTCCATTAATAACAGTTCAAGCTTGGTTTACACCATGTAACACCATGTAATTTCTTAATTGCACTATAAATGAATTATTACACTGATATGAAATAGAGTACAAAATACTGGATAAGACTGATAACTATCACATGTTGGAGCTGAATTATTTTTGGAAGGAAACTCAAGCAATGGAGAAATTATTTTCTAAAAGATGTACGTGAAAGCAgatgaaaatttgttttgtagCGGTTGGAAATGGAAACTAATACTGACATAACCCTCATTTTGCTTGTAGGCTGTTGCTGTTGGCGATGTCAGAAGAGAGCTTACCTTCTGCAGGAAAACCAAGTTACCTGTTCTCGGTGTCGTGGAAAATATGAGCGGATTCGTCTGTCCGCATTGCGCAGTGAGTATAGAAATTTTCTAGTCAATGTAAAAATATGGACGTGAAAAAATGGATTTGTTCTGTTGGTCATGGTCTttcatgtttgtatgtttgtgcTTGTCAATGTgggttattttttgttgttgtcaaataCATAGTCTTTTCCATGAATGTGTTTAAAAATAGAGACAATTATCCAGCCATAATAGCTTCAATATGTCAGGGCCGTAATGAGCATATATTTAGTTTTACGAAGGATTTTTGTCAAGTACCCGCTCCCTTATAAAAGAATACATATTTGGCGATGTTATACAAATAAATTATGCAATCATTTCTAAGCTAATTTGTTTAGTAGACAAGCTTTTATTCATGTATTCAGTTTGTAGGTATGGTACATGTTAAGGGTAGTTCCTAACCAAAGTCAACGTATTAACATTTGCCATtgtattttgacaattttattttacaggAATGTTCTAATGTGTTTTCCAAAGGAGGGGGAGAGGCACTAGCCAGAGAATTCAACATTCCTTTCTTAGGTAAGGATCATGATAAGTCTTACATTGTTTCcatcatttttaaaaaaaaaaacaaggataatTGCCAGCCAGTATTtggatattttttatatcaatGATCTTACAGGGAGGATGAGATATTTTAGTCCCTATCCCAGTTGGGCAATATACAGCAAAtgtcagttgccatagcaacagtgGCCATGGTAATGGTTAATTTTCCTGAGTAGCTACTCTGGGGGAGTCACCAATGGTGGGATATCCCAGGGTGACTGGAACCCCATGAATGAGGGAGTGGTCAAAATGTGTCGGTGTGTGTTTGTGGTTGTCTTTGTCTGTGCTGTGTCAAACCTCCTAAATGGCTGgccgattttcttcaaacttggtgggaaggTACCCTGTGTCTcttcctttcatatatatattttatatatatatctaattttGAGGGACTGTGAACTGCAGATGCAAGCTTTAGAACACACTGATATCTTTGGATTATCTTTTACAGGTTGTGTTCCCTTGGATCCACAACTGTCAGAGTGTTTGGAAAATGGACAGAGCTTTGTGGAAGCCTTCTCATCCTCTCCTTCAGCTCAGATTTTAAACAAGATTGCTGAAACTCTTCACCAAAGAACTGCAATGAATGGTTCTATCTCTTGACAAATGAGGACTATGGTGGCTCGGAGGTGACATCTCTATTGTGACAAATGGAATTCAACATTTCTTATGATACCGTAAAAGGTTCTATCTCCTTGTCATTACCAATGACTATTAACGTTGGCATGGTGGCTCATATGTTGCACCTCTATATCATGACTAATGAACGTAAACTTTTCTCACGGTAGCTTAGAGGTTCCATCTCTGTATCATGACAAATGAGTGTTAACATTTGTATGGCAGATCAGTGGTACATCTCTATATTGTGACAAAGGAgagttaatattttttatagtaTTTCAGAGGTTCCATCTGTATATCACAAGAACTAAGTATTAAGCTATTGTGCCTcagaaatttaatttctgtacCATGACAAATGAATATGAACAATGGTATGGCAGCTCAGAGGTTCCATCTCTGTATCATTAAAATGAGTTTGAAGATAAATTATGGTAACTTCAGTGCTCGAAATCATTTAACAAGAGTGTTAGCAATCAAAATTGTATGTTGTAGCTTCAAGAGTACTACTCTAGACCCTCTAGCACAATGTTGGAAAATGTCAACACAAATAATGAACACAGCAGCATTCCTCTAatcattgtcaatattttgcTCAGAAACTTTTCCCAAACTTACAACCTTTGACACAATCATATGATGAAATTATCAAACACTGAAGCAGTTTGTATCACACATTAGAGTTCTGGCATCTGAGAAGTGAAATGAAATCTAAGctaagaacccccccccccccaacctttcCTACCCTGTTGTTTGAATTAGAAATGTTGCTCTTTGATCTGTAAGTTAACATCTTAGACAGTACACCTATGGTTAAGTAAGGTGATTTTTTTCTTGACAGGACTCTTGAATTCTCTGCTTAGATGCTGCATATTACATATTAGTTTTCAACCTTCTATGAACTGCAAATTCGTATTGAATGACATAATGGAAACCAGCATTTATCACAGAATCAAGATAGTCACGTTTTGTTGTACATTGTTATCATGACTACGACGTACCAGCATTTCTATCTTTCTTCATACTTGTTCTAAAGCTACATCACTCAAAACGGTGATTAGTTTCAGTGCATAGGTCTGTACGTTAAGGTACTTAGTAGATTGTTAAGCTATAAGACAGTGTAAAACATAATTAGCTATTTGTCCTTGAAGTACAGTCATTTCTGTCAACTGGTTTCACCAGCATTATCACAACTATTGTGGCTCTGTGCTTTTGTCAGTAGGAACATTTCCATTAATTTGTTGTGCATTGGTAGAAACTTTCATTTCTTATATCTGTATATTAAATCAGTCCAATGTTTTTTGAGCTGAGTTTGAGTATATTTTGGTataccataataataataataatatcctatAAGAATGGTATCTAAGCTCGACCTAGTGAagattcatttcaaatattgaacCATAAAGtagggaaaaaaaaggaaagaaggaaACTTCCAAATTTCCAAATTGATTTGAATTGGCTTTTAACATTTCATTATGAGAACTGTCTGGGCTACAAAATGTTGACAagggaaaccccccccccaaaaaagtgatgacgatgatgaatTCCTCACTCATTTGCTGAGCAAATCAATATAGGAGGGTGCATAAGGGTTGaccaataagaaaaaaagaattgaaaGTTGTGAAACTCAGTGATGTTAAATATTAGATCAGACTAAGCTTGAAGCGATTGACGATAATGTTGAAAACAGCGTCGATGCAGATATGCTGTGACAGTTGTGCTTAAATCCAGTAATGTATCACATGATTATGAAAATGGTCACagatttgaatttaaaaaacacaaaaaccaCAATGTCAGATCAGAATTCTTGAAGGATTGTTGCTTTAACAATTCACTGTCTGTTATGAGATTGCCTTTGTCCAAACTAGATGAAATCCAGAATATTTTTAaaatctatatatgtatatatatatatatatttatatatatatatatatatatatatatatatatataggcggagtgtataggcggagtgtatagcctagtggttaacgccggcgtctcccagtcatgagatccccggttcgattccccgccgacagcaaggtgtgtcgtctggcaagggtgttgttcaataacaacttcccgacatggacgttaaatggatgtgtgccgagagattggcttcggtcagcttgcgagtctataagcctccgtggcttctttcgcgagttcctgcttgcgggaagatcacatatacatacatacatacatacatacatatatatatatatatatatatatatatatatacatatatacatatatatatatatataagtatatatatacatataaataagtatatatatataaatatatatgtgtgtgtgtttaagaCTGGGATGGCTACCTTGGCACTGAGACATCCAGCACCCATTCTATTGTGGTAAAATGCCACATTATTGCATATAAttacaatatatgaataaagtCCTATTATTTTCTGACAACAAATCTTCATGGATCCCTTTTTTGGTTGTCATACATTGCAATTTAACCAACTCATAATCTGTCACTTTCTCCtttatatatagctatatcCATTACCAATTTTGCAttgccttttttttattttttggcatCTCTACTGAGGCCAATAAATACTATTTTTAGTGTATCTCCAAAGACAACATATTCACCAGCAATTCATCATCCAATTCTTGGCATATCCACATTTTATCAACTCCTTAGGCTAGAAATATATCAATGTAATTGTCAGTGATGgatttttccccccttttccATAAGGTGTGTGAGATATAAATGCATCTAAAAACATAAGGAAGAGTTTCATTTACATACTTGCCCCCAGGCAGCATTGATGCAGACAACATATGATGTCCCAATTTAAAATTCAGTGAAAATAGCCACAATGCTATGCATACAAATGTttgtactgcatatatatatatatatatgtatgtatgtatgtacatatacaatCTTGACAATTCATTGTGGTTCAATGTGCATGTTGAATAATGTATAATTCTATGATGATCATTCCCATACAGTGAGTTCTTTCATTCAAGTGTTTGTAGGCCTGCCTGACAGGAAGGGGGTGTCAGAGGGTACATCACATGGATCAGCTTAGAGCCAAGCCGGAAGAAAAGTGGATAAAGTACAATGTAGTTTCATAAAATACGTTAGGAACATGATGTAAGAAATATTGATTGCGAGCAAATCGAAGACTTAAAATCTATTCTGGTTAGTGAATTGTAtgcctaaattgacacatcacAGGTTATACTGATACAAACAAAGGCGAGATAAGAAAACATTCTCTCGAAAGGTTACCCAATTTGCATAGATAGAAATGAACAACTGCTATGCTAACAACAAGATACACGGGAGACAATCATCTTCTTAATGTGTTTTTAATCTGAACCAAATAAGATATAGGTTGCACTATTTATAGCTTGTTGAAATGTCACTGGTTTCTGCTGTGAATTACAGAAATGAAATGAGCGTTCCTTTTTTATGTGCAGACACTACAGAGCCCTGCAAATGCTTTTCAGAGTTTTTGCTCAGGTTAGGCAAATATCACAAGGGCATATGGAGGAAGTGTGGGTGATTTAACAGGATGTTTTTGTTCGCAAATGCACTTTTAGATAGTCTGCAATTTTAAAACATAACAGTAGTGCTATACAATTTGGAAACAAATATGGATGACCTTTTAAACCATAACCTGGCCTTGTAGACACTGCATCCTGCGCGAGCTGCTTCCTCATCATGTATCAAATCAGACAGAACTAATGtattatataaatgtatgaATGTTCGTTGAATGTACGTATGAATGTACGAAtgaatgttaaatatgaatgtaagagactgacttcggtcagcttgcagctttgataggccaatgaggcttcttcgcgagttcctgcttgcaggaggatctaatatacatgcATTACCAACTTCAAGGACTTGTGATTTCCTCTGCACTTTATCAAATCAGAGTTAAGTGTGGAATATAGTGCAGAGACATGCACAGGATTCCTCAGGGctgggaggggaggtgggggggggagagaggggaaTTCCAAATTTCCTCCAACAGAATTATGGTAGCGGCATGAGCCTTTAAGGACAAATGGGCAGCAAATGTAGTTCCTCCGTAGGGTGGTTCTTGGGGGtcctaaattaaattttaaattccAGTAGCTCCCATGTCTTTCTGCACCCACATATAGATGATGAACGAAACAGATTGTCAACAGTTACCTATTGCAACACAATAAACAATGGAAAAGCGACTATATACAGAAAGCAACCAAAGTTACGACAAATCAAGTTCGatgaaaattttatttttcacttttattaATCATCAAGATATTAACACAGCATCAAGTGAAATCAATAACTCAAAAGTGCTAGTATAAATCAagacatacatagatatatagcTATTAACTCTGTATATGTTACTGCTTTACATTAAAGTGCACCAATGTTTAAGGCATGATTCGTTTTAGTGATCATCCGCATGGCAGACTATGAACCAATTAAAGGtaagaaattaattttgatacgCTGTCGACCgataaaaaaatttgaaaacaaatgcaAGTTCAGTCAATGTTGTATTTCGATaccaattttaatattaaagataTGAAAGCTTCAGCATCAACTTATGTGGCTGGACTATTTAGTCTCAGACAGAATATGTATGAGGTCATTGTTTGCAGAAACAACCCTTAAAACACAATACTCAGTAAACATGACAGTTTATGACCTCAAATAATGTGTTTATGAATGCATTATACAAATTATCAAGGGATTAGTGCTGGATGTTATATCCGAGAGTGATCCGTTGTTTATGTGAAGTTATAACAACATGTGCtggttgatttaatatatattattatatattatttacagcAGAATTATTGAAAATTTAGAAGTCAACATAACTATCAATAATTTTCTTTCCCTTTGCTTGGACTACGATATATCCAGAAAAAAATTATGCCTGAAGTCATGTTCAAATCGTTAATTTTGGTATTAACTGGAAAATTCAAAAAACCAAACACAGAAGACTATTCTTAGAATATTTCTGCCAGCTCAGCTGCAAGCgaaagaaatagaaatatataataaaatttgTTGCTATATGGTACATATTGTGGGTTAATTGTTAACTtataaataattacaaaataaactatatacatatcatgataatttgtctttaaattaataacttaaaaaatgtaaactttGTTTACAtgagaaatttatcaaaattaatttgcaTTGTCAATTGTATGATGAATGTTAATTAGTATTCAATAATACCCTAGGAGTCGTGGGCAGTCGAAACATCGAGCTACAGACCATCTACgttgaaaataaattaatggCGCTCTCAGAACACGTTCAAAATCAACAGAGGGCGCATTCTCATCTAGTCTCACGAAACTTGACAAACTGCGGCCTACGACACAGCAGATCATAACTGTACCATGAGCTGGTCACATGAagtgttttcaattttgttcttatttactGAAGACAAGATCTTTTGGAACAAGTTTTTAAAGATCTTTTGGAACAAGTTTTTCAAGTTCAGCTAAACGTTTTAAGTAAATTAACTTTTCTGTTTCCCAAAACGTTCTTTTCTGTCCGTGAAACTGCAACTAATCAAGCTCCCAGCACTTCTGCAGTATGCAAGAACATTGGGCGTGTTTGAACCCTTTCACGCGATCTTGTTACTTTAATTCAGAGAATGTTAAGCATTAAGAGTTCAGACCACAGAAATTAGGACCTATATGACAgccaccttggcattgagagaCATAAACCGTCATGTCACTGTGGTTATGCACACCCCACACATTCCTCACTTACTGAATCACTTTTCATCCTTTTAAGTTGCAGGGATTATGATTGAATTTGAAtatagtacataaataaacgTTTATTATcttagttaatatatatatatatatatatatatatatatatatatatatatttctgaagCAGAACTGGTACTGTATGTCTCTttggtttgcattctttgtGACATCACATCCCTGGCAACACAAGCAACTTGTATTTGGGATCAGTCAAAATGACTTCAGGACCAAGTTTAAGCGTGTTCCATAAAT from Apostichopus japonicus isolate 1M-3 chromosome 19, ASM3797524v1, whole genome shotgun sequence carries:
- the LOC139959370 gene encoding cytosolic Fe-S cluster assembly factor NUBP2 homolog isoform X2 translates to MALCDLKLSFGGDSQRVHKKKQPLLRLKYIYTVGVLDVDLCGPSIPRMLNVEDKDIHQSSQGWVPVYPDPSQTLAVMSIAFLLNKKDDPVVWRGPKKNAMIKQFLSDVVWGDLDYLIIDTPPGTSDEHITVVEGLQGYNPDGVVLVTTPQAVAVGDVRRELTFCRKTKLPVLGVVENMSGFVCPHCAECSNVFSKGGGEALAREFNIPFLGCVPLDPQLSECLENGQSFVEAFSSSPSAQILNKIAETLHQRTAMNGSIS
- the LOC139959370 gene encoding cytosolic Fe-S cluster assembly factor NUBP2 homolog isoform X3; the protein is MVGVLDVDLCGPSIPRMLNVEDKDIHQSSQGWVPVYPDPSQTLAVMSIAFLLNKKDDPVVWRGPKKNAMIKQFLSDVVWGDLDYLIIDTPPGTSDEHITVVEGLQGYNPDGVVLVTTPQAVAVGDVRRELTFCRKTKLPVLGVVENMSGFVCPHCAECSNVFSKGGGEALAREFNIPFLGCVPLDPQLSECLENGQSFVEAFSSSPSAQILNKIAETLHQRTAMNGSIS
- the LOC139959370 gene encoding cytosolic Fe-S cluster assembly factor NUBP2 homolog isoform X1, whose protein sequence is MDLDNNLKSVKHKIVILSGKGGVGKSTVATQIALSLKQQGLKVGVLDVDLCGPSIPRMLNVEDKDIHQSSQGWVPVYPDPSQTLAVMSIAFLLNKKDDPVVWRGPKKNAMIKQFLSDVVWGDLDYLIIDTPPGTSDEHITVVEGLQGYNPDGVVLVTTPQAVAVGDVRRELTFCRKTKLPVLGVVENMSGFVCPHCAECSNVFSKGGGEALAREFNIPFLGCVPLDPQLSECLENGQSFVEAFSSSPSAQILNKIAETLHQRTAMNGSIS